One window of the Pieris brassicae chromosome Z, ilPieBrab1.1, whole genome shotgun sequence genome contains the following:
- the LOC123718589 gene encoding zinc finger protein 470-like, with translation MEFQIALPGSYEVAYECSICKKGFNNLLALENHQRFTHYDNEENDNNNSTNEAMRDLSVFHLIQLKKKHDFPDFNVYFLDQNRPGCDVKKLYLVVQGDDKKTTTMNLEEFIQKGTILSKAPVSNISGPFKCTWMSINHGMECGEIFLNCCEYSIHHRDKHTKRRKTTGALRCQVCEKLLESPNAQSPAVEFPCHLCGQVFMNALQLEVHTKGYHTKVKPFKCSICEKRFTQSGGLQQHMRMHTGARPYKCNFCNKGFTQKGGLDQHLRTHTKVKPFKCIICNKSFSQSVHVRQHMRTHTNIQPFKCNVCEKRFKQISHLNFHMRSHVMNNMSDPGDLLNSIEPIHSDAMYYSGRLSPSMFINTEPNQ, from the exons atggagtttcaaatt GCCCTACCAGGTTCATACGAGGTAGCATATGAATGCAGCATTTGTAAAAAAGGTTTCAACAACCTGTTAGCACTAGAGAATCATCAGCGTTTTACCCATTATGATAATGAAGAGAATGATAATAACAATTCTACAAATGAG GCAATGAGGGACCTATCAGTATTTCATCTAATTCAATTAAAGAAAAAGCACGACTTCCCAGAtttcaatgtatattttttagatcAAAATAGACCAGGCTgtgatgtaaaaaaattatatcttgTTGTTCAAGGAgatgataaaaaaacaacaacaatgaATTTAGaagaatttattcaaaaagGAACAATCCTGTCCAAAGCACCAGTTTCTAACATAAG TGGTCCCTTTAAATGCACATGGATGTCCATAAATCACGGAATGGAATGTGgcgagatttttttaaattgttgcgAATATTCTATTCACCACCGTGACAAGCATACTAAACGCAGAAAGACCACTGGGGCTTTACGTTGTCAAGTCTGTGAAAAGCTTTTAGAAAGCCCAAATGCACAAAGTCCGGCTGTAGAATTCCCATGCCACTTGTGCGGTCAGGTCTTTATGAATGCATTGCAGTTGGAGGTCCACACCAAAGGTTATCATACCAAAGTGAAGCCATTTAAATGCTCTATTTGCGAGAAGCGCTTCACCCAATCAGGTGGACTGCAGCAACACATGCGCATGCACACTGGAGCGCGTCCCTACAAATGTAATTTCTGTAACAAAGGCTTCACCCAGAAAGGTGGGCTTGATCAGCACCTCCGCACGCATACGAAGGTTAAACCCTTCAAGTGCATTATATGCAATAAAAGCTTCTCCCAGTCTGTACACGTCCGGCAGCATATGCGGACTCATACAAACATCCAGCCTTTCAAATGCAACGTATGCGAAAAAcgatttaaacaaataagcCATCTTAATTTTCATATGCGTTCCCATGTGATGAATAATATGTCGGATCCAGGGGATTTGTTAAATTCGATTGAGCCTATTCATAGTGATGCCATGTACTACTCGGGACGGCTCTCGCCtagtatgtttattaatacagaacctaatcaataa